In one window of Deltaproteobacteria bacterium DNA:
- a CDS encoding rod shape-determining protein RodA produces the protein MHDRRFLEHFDWWLFLSVFLLMAIGFVNLNSGSAAAGYPFQWKQLQWYIAGTVLMLSLAVFFDYRLLTVYSVHIYLVMVFMLILVVFIGKAAGGSRRWLSLGFMNIQPSELAKLATVVVLSSYFYHDDRPQYSLKDLWRPVLLMLVPVFLIYQQPDLGTALFLVLIFASLVYMARLHWKSFLLLLASPLAAFPFVWEFLKPYQRDRIIDFIFPGRDPLGVGYHILQSKIAIGSGQILGKGYMKGSQAHLNFLPEVHTDFAFAVWAEEWGWIGAVILLGVFFLMLYRGFLIASQSNERFGAFLAFGITAMLFWQMAINVGMVMGLMPVVGIPLPLVSYGGSSVFITLIGTGLLLNIRSRRFMFQKGTGTR, from the coding sequence ATGCATGACAGACGATTTCTGGAACATTTTGACTGGTGGCTCTTTCTATCTGTTTTTCTGCTTATGGCCATTGGTTTTGTCAATTTGAACAGCGGCAGTGCAGCCGCTGGATATCCCTTTCAATGGAAACAACTTCAGTGGTATATAGCAGGCACTGTTTTGATGTTGAGTCTGGCAGTCTTTTTTGATTATCGTCTTCTTACAGTCTATTCTGTACACATATATCTGGTTATGGTCTTTATGCTTATACTGGTAGTCTTTATAGGTAAGGCCGCAGGCGGATCCCGGCGATGGCTCTCTCTCGGATTTATGAATATTCAGCCCTCCGAACTGGCCAAACTCGCCACGGTTGTTGTCCTGAGCAGTTATTTTTATCATGATGACAGGCCACAATACAGCCTGAAGGATTTATGGCGGCCTGTCCTTTTGATGCTTGTCCCGGTCTTTCTGATTTATCAGCAGCCGGATTTGGGGACGGCGCTGTTTTTGGTGCTGATTTTTGCTTCTTTGGTGTATATGGCCCGTCTCCACTGGAAGTCCTTCCTGCTGCTGCTGGCCTCGCCTCTTGCCGCTTTTCCCTTTGTATGGGAATTTCTCAAGCCATATCAAAGGGATAGAATAATTGACTTCATTTTTCCAGGGAGAGATCCTCTTGGTGTAGGTTATCACATATTACAATCGAAAATTGCCATTGGCTCAGGACAGATCCTGGGCAAAGGTTACATGAAAGGAAGCCAGGCCCACCTCAACTTTCTCCCCGAGGTCCACACTGATTTTGCCTTTGCTGTCTGGGCTGAGGAATGGGGTTGGATAGGAGCGGTAATCCTTCTGGGGGTATTTTTCCTTATGCTATACCGTGGATTTTTGATAGCGTCGCAATCTAACGAACGTTTCGGGGCCTTTTTGGCCTTTGGGATAACGGCCATGCTTTTCTGGCAGATGGCGATAAATGTAGGTATGGTCATGGGGCTTATGCCAGTGGTAGGCATTCCTCTGCCGCTTGTCAGCTATGGCGGCTCCTCGGTGTTCATTACGCTTATAGGCACAGGATTGTTGCTCAATATAAGATCAAGACGCTTCATGTTTCAGAAAGGGACTGGAACCCGGTAA
- a CDS encoding lytic transglycosylase: MAVTPLFRRSVPGMQLLATCMLFVVCNSGATSAGSIYSFVDECGVWHFSNVPTDPRYGMATRSRRTSPRVSCNHAEFEKIISRAAARHGLDPDLIKAIIQIESGGIPDARSPRGAIGLMQLMPETSSSLAVSNPSDPKANIRAGTRYLSRLLERFRGNLVLALAAYNAGPEKVERYGGIPPFPETRRYVRDVLKQWQKYRTD, from the coding sequence ATGGCAGTGACACCCCTTTTCAGACGGTCAGTCCCAGGAATGCAATTGCTTGCGACTTGCATGCTCTTTGTTGTCTGCAATTCAGGAGCGACAAGTGCAGGCAGTATATATTCCTTTGTGGATGAGTGCGGTGTATGGCACTTCAGTAATGTACCCACTGATCCGCGTTATGGCATGGCAACCCGATCCAGGCGCACCTCCCCGCGTGTTTCATGCAATCACGCAGAATTTGAAAAAATTATATCCAGGGCTGCCGCACGCCATGGTCTGGACCCTGACCTGATCAAGGCGATAATACAAATAGAGTCGGGAGGAATTCCGGATGCCCGCTCCCCAAGGGGTGCCATTGGGCTCATGCAACTGATGCCTGAGACATCTTCAAGTCTGGCAGTGTCAAATCCCTCTGACCCCAAGGCAAACATCCGGGCCGGCACCAGATACCTCAGCCGGCTGCTTGAACGATTCAGGGGGAATTTGGTCCTTGCCCTGGCAGCTTATAACGCTGGCCCGGAAAAAGTCGAAAGATATGGAGGAATCCCGCCATTTCCTGAAACCAGAAGGTATGTGCGAGACGTCTTGAAACAATGGCAGAAATACAGAACTGATTGA
- the fsa gene encoding fructose-6-phosphate aldolase → MKFFIDTANLDEIRKAADLGLADGVTTNPSLIAKENCAFEDRIREICSIVDGPVSAEVISTDADGMVREAGKLAEIASNVVVKIPMTTEGLRATKKLAGEGIKTNMTLVFSPLQALLTAKAGASYVSPFIGRLDDISHEGMNLVEDIIQIFDNYAFDTEIIVASIRHPIHVLDAAKIGADIATIPYKVIAQMAHHPLTDIGLEKFLADWEKVPK, encoded by the coding sequence ATGAAATTTTTCATTGATACTGCAAATTTGGACGAAATTCGCAAGGCAGCGGACCTGGGACTGGCAGATGGAGTGACCACAAATCCTTCTCTTATAGCCAAAGAGAATTGCGCCTTTGAAGACAGGATCAGAGAAATATGCAGTATTGTTGATGGCCCGGTGAGTGCCGAGGTAATTAGCACCGACGCTGACGGCATGGTGAGGGAAGCCGGAAAGCTTGCCGAAATCGCTTCCAACGTCGTTGTCAAGATTCCTATGACCACCGAGGGTTTAAGGGCCACGAAAAAACTGGCGGGCGAGGGTATAAAGACCAACATGACCCTGGTGTTTTCTCCTCTTCAGGCATTACTGACGGCAAAGGCAGGAGCAAGCTATGTGAGCCCTTTTATAGGAAGGCTTGATGATATCTCTCATGAAGGCATGAACCTGGTGGAGGACATAATTCAGATTTTCGATAATTATGCCTTTGACACGGAAATCATAGTGGCAAGCATCAGGCATCCCATACATGTGCTGGATGCCGCAAAGATAGGTGCCGACATAGCAACTATTCCCTATAAAGTAATAGCGCAGATGGCCCATCACCCTTTGACTGACATAGGCCTTGAAAAATTTTTAGCCGATTGGGAAAAGGTGCCGAAATAA